The DNA sequence AAGAAGGAGATGGACAAGTCATTTGTGCCCAATAAGCAGGCACTCGCATCGATGGGGCAGCCACTACTCATGCACATGTACTACACCGAGTTTCAAAAGCACGGTATCCTGTGCGCGCAGATGCTCCTTGCCGCCTATGACCTTGACTCGCGCAAGCGAACCATCAACGCCCACAACACCATCGAGGTGCTCCTCAGCCACAAGGTGATCCCCATTATCAACGAAAACGACGCGACGGCGCTTCACGAGCTGGTCTTTGGCGACAACGACCGTCTTTCGGCCCTTGTCGCGCACCGCTTCAAGGCGGATCTTCTCGTCATTCTTAGCGATATCGACGGCTACTACACAGCGAATCCGCGGACCTGCACAGATGCTAAGATCCGCAAAGTCGTCCATGAGATCGACCCTAGCGAGCTGGTGGCCGAGGCAACCCCGAACAATCGATTCGCGACGGGGGGCATTGTGACAAAGCTCCAGGCTGCTCAGTTCCTCCTGGAGAGGGGCGGGAGGATGTACCTCTCGAGCGGCCTTCAACTGGAGACGGTGCGCGACTTCCTTATTGGCGGACACCATGAGCTGGGCACGCTGTTTTATCCGAGAGTCCTCTCCGCTTGAGGCAATCAGGGcgatcacacacacgcacagacaagATACAGAGAGCCAGCGAAAAACAAGTAAAGCTGGAGATCCCTCCTATCCCTGCATGTCTGTGATTCGGAGGCACAGTAGATTCGGCAGGAGCCACTCATTCTTTTAGTCTACTCCTTACCCACATGTGATTCCTTCTCGACGGTATTCCCCCTACCTCGATGGGCGGTGGGAAGCAAACGAATCGTAGCATAAACTCTTCTGCTTTCTACCCCCATCGAAAAAGTTCCAACTGGCTTCCATGCACACACCCCCTGTACACGTTTCGCCTCGCCTTATAATTCGCACCTTCCTAGCATCTTTCAAAGGTATAGCGAAGACGCCAATGTAGTACCCCATGAAGTGCGCCACAGCGCATCCTTTACGGCAAGGGCGCAAGGTAGACCTCTAGTACTCTTTGCAAGCCGCAGCTGATGGGGCAGTTCCTCAGACGTTGCCTCAAGTCTGAACTTCAACATCAAGGTCTGTCAACTGGTGTCCATCTACTTGCCTGTCTGGCTGACGCTTCACCGCAAACGAGTACACAGTCCGCAGGCCCACGAAACAGGTATGTGGGTAAGATTATGTCAGTATGCAGCACCCACTTCAGGCTGTTCTGGTTTCTCTTGTGCTGCTCCTTTCGTACACTGTCGCCTGGCGCCGGTCATGTTCTTTTGCAGCTACTTGTAATACTACTACACCCCTTCCGCTCGATAATTCCATagtttttttgttttcaaCTAGTTGCACACAGACACGGCAGGTTGGGTACGTCATCTTGGGACTGCTAACGGCGCAGCTCCCATGTGTTTTTGTGATGCAACATTCCATGAGTGCCCGTACACCCAATGCCGATCCTTTAATCACTCCACGCTACTTGAGAGATGATGAGTGAGTCAGTGTATGACGCACCACACCGCAAGATCACTCCTAGTCATCCCTCCTCAGACCCTCCCTCACGCCTGCCTATCACGCCTGTTGCCGCCTCTCTACAACGCCCTCGCAGGAGCTGTTGGTTCCTCCGAATGCAGGGCTATTCTTTTCTATCCCCACGAATCTCATGAGAGAACAGGAAGGACTCTTTCCCCACGACGGGCCACAGGTTACTGAGGAATTCGCGGTACATAAACTTCTCAATGGGATGTAGAGTCTCTGCATCTCTGAAACAACCCACTGCCACGGAAAGCATTACGAATTGTCCTCTACTCGCGAgcttgcgcacctcctcggcgaCCCACGCCCCAACAGACTGCACTACTGTTGCGCTTGCTGGGCAATGAAGCTCGCGTTGTTGCATGCCTCGTCGTATAACCTTAATAAGCGACGCTGTTGTGTTGCATGGGATACGCTTGCATCACCTAGAGAGAGTACTGCCAGTCCACCACCGATATCCACTGCGGCACCGTTGCCACCGCTCCATGCACCCGCAAACAGTACGGCGTTAGAATACCTGTGCGGGATCTTTCTACCACTCCTTCCTATCCTTACgacaccctctcccactgTACCGGGGAAATCCTCCCGAGGGCCAGGGTACacgggttagggttagggttcCATTGGCGGCGTGTAAAATCACAAAGGCAATCGAATGGCACTTGACCTTATAGTTGGCGGGGTTAATTTGTCTGGGCAAAAGAACTggaagggggatgggggTGGTTGGTGGGATGTGGTGTTGGATTTGCGAAAATTTNNNNNNNNNNNNNNNNNNNNNNNNNNNNNNNNNNNNNNNNNNNNNNNNNNNNNNNNNNNNNNNNNNNNNNNNNCTTGAAATGAAGTAATCCACACTAAGTGTTGATGCGGCCCGCGACGAAAAAACGAGCAGCGGAGCACCCAAAGgatcgaaggaggaggcacgcacacaacacgcCCACGCGATATTTTTCGGACACCGTCAAGAGACGGCAGCGATCCCCTGGAAGGCTGCGCGCCGTATGCACCCATTCTTGGAGCAGATGGCTCGCAAGTCGCCGCCCTGGATATGAGCAGCTTCGGTGCCCTCACGGAAGAGTCCCAGTCAAGGATGCAGGACATGCTTACGCATCTTCTGAGGGAACAAAAAACGGCACCGCGAGTTTCAAATCATACCCAGGGATCCCGCAATTATCAAAACAGCGGGAGAGGGGCAGGATACCGGGGCAATTACCGAGGAAATGGCGGAGGTAATCGGCACGGTACCTAccgcggaggcgaagcgcaggAGGACTTTCCGTCAGAATCAAAAAACTAAAGCCCGACGGGACCACCGCCGACGTTTCGAGGAAGGAACCCACACACCACCGAGCAATTACATTCGGGGTTGCAAGATCATTTGAACAGGAAGTGTGGGGAGGAGACATGCGCGCAGGTAAAACATCGAATATGGAACTCGATGCCATTTACAACGCATACCTTCCAAAGAAACGGATCGTTCCGTCGGACACGATGGTGCACCTTGATTGGAAACGCGCGCAGCAACTCAAGGCAAAGGTACACCGTCACGGCGTAGTTTATTTCCCAATCTACATTATGAAGCACTGGATCGCAGGGCTTTTGGAGAAAGGGACGCGGGACCCAGCAGAAATACAGCTGAGCATCCTCGActccgc is a window from the Leishmania panamensis strain MHOM/PA/94/PSC-1 chromosome 26 sequence genome containing:
- a CDS encoding glutamate 5-kinase, putative (TriTrypDB/GeneDB-style sysID: LpmP.26.2680), which encodes MAEVLKLVKRIVVKVGSSILVENQEIASHRIEALCRFVAELQARYEVILVTSGAVAAGYTKKEMDKSFVPNKQALASMGQPLLMHMYYTEFQKHGILCAQMLLAAYDLDSRKRTINAHNTIEVLLSHKVIPIINENDATALHELVFGDNDRLSALVAHRFKADLLVILSDIDGYYTANPRTCTDAKIRKVVHEIDPSELVAEATPNNRFATGGIVTKLQAAQFLLERGGRMYLSSGLQLETVRDFLIGGHHELGTLFYPRVLSA